A single genomic interval of Penicillium psychrofluorescens genome assembly, chromosome: 2 harbors:
- a CDS encoding uncharacterized protein (ID:PFLUO_003450-T1.cds;~source:funannotate), whose translation MSAPTLHDYADRTFHKCMAINDQVDLLNANSTATDVASVWTSILAYWFPPGEYYQVRLYHYDSFTEVYALRVARRPGEERPSYHPLISVRCYATASLPSQIDWNAACGDALTTIHVVSCALACEYPDWVGIACGDAVWFGDLRRAPFLRAVSELPGIQHLAVLKKDVQDFLDMVKESFLYEWDNAERYAENHLMISDGDSDEEEEEDGDEVEDDEEGEKEEEVKEKS comes from the exons ATGAGCGCACCAACCTTGCACGACTACGCAGACCGAACG TTCCACAAATGCATGGCCATCAATGACCAAGTCGACCTTCTGAATGCTAACTCGACGGCAACTGACGTCGCCAGTGTCTGGACCAGCATCCTAGCCTACTGGTTCCCACCTGGAGAATACTACCAGGTCCGGCTGTATCACTACGACTCCTTCACAGAGGTCTACGCCCTGCGTGTCGCTCGTCGACCAGGAGAAGAGCGGCCGTCCTACCACCCGCTCATTAGCGTCCGATGCTACGCCACAGCCAGTCTGCCTAGCCAGATTGATTGGAACGCTGCGTGCGGCGATGCCCTGACCACGATCCATGTTGTCAGCTGCGCGCTGGCATGTGAGTATCCTGACTGGGTGGGTATTGCCTGTGGCGACGCTGTGTGGTTTGGAGACCTGCGTCGTGCGCCCTTCTTGCGCGCTGTGTCGGAGTTGCCGGGCATTCAGCATCTGGCTGTTTTGAAGAAGGATGTCCAGGACTTTTTGGATATGGTTAAGGAGAGCTTTTTGTATGAGTGGGACAATGCGGAGAGGTACGCTGAGAATCACCTTATGATTTCTGATGGAGATAgtgatgaggaggaggaggaagatggggatgaagtggaagatgacgaggagggagagaaggaggaggaggtgaaaGAGAAAAGCTAG